One window of the Lytechinus pictus isolate F3 Inbred chromosome 5, Lp3.0, whole genome shotgun sequence genome contains the following:
- the LOC129261400 gene encoding uncharacterized protein LOC129261400, which translates to MSTSCGRDDEMTISWISSYRHPVLREDLDVGDLVQLNSSISPHDVGALLKEYFRDLPEPLLTRELYTAFVGTAKLSNSIEQQKEALRLLVYLLPIAHRDTLRALLSFLRIVALHSADVIDADGHEQLGNKMDSINLATLFGPNILRRTKSGELKGDAADHMEENRDVIHVVHRLIDHHDEMFMVSGEMHDEVLRRLQDMDAEALDYLLNKKFQGLSSEESEEAQSSEPMEAKGADEDGEFHMSHSENILELHECNNMGTDMFESSDDICLETRKGNPRAHEWLLRGSVKVSAEVARQKASSLPRAGSASARTTTSARRNNMLADCDEVTMLDAYTLSEHPEEEQSEGDDSKNDSVESSQEQQPTGGIEFSAPPRTSPSTHRPPPRLVIPQHKGLSNSRSPSPKTFRVTSTSPRQRSVSQPPEYGSVKPGSSKKDSDIWIPVFETQPTGLYSPQMPRRSYLERSQWFDNSEVNNNSVGNREPPSEPKPRSSSPSEEVGLKTIHTTVTPTHIEWSVSDVSKVRSNSELSSPPSSAWFTPPSTPDTPRSTDAAEVRGTPPKDTMVGNPGRTALAMTRTSWDASADDEEWVKRWEFLTSDEDGEFWGQETLV; encoded by the exons atgtctacatcctgtgggagagatgatgagatgacaatatcttggatctcgtcatatcGACATCCTGTG TTACGTGAAGACTTAGACGTTGGTGACTTGGTTCAGCTAAATAGTTCGATATCACCGCACGATGTAGGGGCACTGTTGAAAGAATACTTCCGTGATCTGCCGGAACCCTTGCTAACCAGAGAACTCTACACGGCATTCGTGGGAACAGCAA AACTTTCTAACTCCATTGAGCAGCAGAAAGAAGCACTTCGATTACTGGTGTACCTCTTACCCATTGCACACCGTGACACACTGAGGGCGCTCTTGTCTTTCCTCCGCATCGTCGCCTTGCATTCCGCCGACGTCATAGATGCGGACGGTCACGAG CAACTTGGGAATAAGATGGACTCTATCAATCTTGCCACACTGTTCGGTCCAAATATTCTCAGACGGACCAAATCAGGGGAGCTGAAGGGCGACGCCGCCGACCACATGGAAGAgaatcgtgacgtcatccatgTTGTACATCGGCTCATCGACCATCATGACGAGATGTTCATG GTATCGGGTGAAATGCACGATGAGGTTCTCCGAAGACTTCAAGATATGGACGCAGAAGCCCTCGATTATCTCCTCAATAAGAAGTTTCAGGGATTAAG TTCGGAGGAAAGTGAAGAGGCTCAGTCGTCTGAACCGATGGAAGCCAAGGGAGCTGATGAGGATGGCGAGTTCCACATGTCTCATTCTGAAAACATTCTCGAACTTCACGAATGCAACAACATGGGTACAGACATGTTCGAGTCCTCAGACGACATTTGTTTAGAGACACGCAAAGGAAATCCTCGAGCCCACGAATGGCTTCTCCGTGGTTCCGTCAAAGTGAGCGCGGAAGTAGCTCGTCAGAAGGCTAGCTCGTTACCGCGCGCAGGGTCGGCCAGCGCAAGGACTACTACCAGTGCGCGTAGAAACAATATGCTGGCTGATTGTGATGAAGTGACGATGTTGGATGCGTATACATTATCGGAGCATCCCGAGGAGGAGCAAAGCGAGGGCGATGATAGCAAAAATGATTCGGTGGAGTCGTCGCAGGAACAACAACCAACCGGTGGAATTGAATTTAGTGCCCCGCCCCGGACATCACCCTCAACCCACCGCCCACCACCTCGCCTTGTTATCCCGCAGCATAAGGGTCTGTCCAACAGTCGAAGCCCTTCGCCAAAAACGTTCCGCGTCACGTCGACGAGCCCACGTCAGCGTTCTGTGTCACAACCGCCCGAGTACGGCAGTGTTAAGCCCGGTAGCTCGAAAAAAGATAGTGATATTTGGATTCCTGTGTTTGAAACGCAGCCCACGGGCCTGTACTCACCCCAGATGCCCAGGCGGTCGTATCTAGAGCGGTCGCAGTGGTTTGACAATTCCGAGGTTAACAACAATTCCGTTGGCAATCGGGAACCCCCTTCGGAACCGAAGCCCCGGTCATCATCGCCTTCAGAAGAAGTCGGTTTAAAGACAATCCACACCACTGTTACACCTACTCACATCGAGTGGTCGGTGAGTGATGTAAGTAAGGTGCGAAGCAACAGCGAGTTAAGTTCGCCACCTAGCTCAGCTTGGTTCACACCTCCAAGCACTCCGGATACCCCTAGAAGCACGGATGCCGCAGAGGTCAGAGGTACCCCTCCTAAGGACACGATGGTCGGGAACCCGGGCAGGACGGCACTTGCAATGACGCGCACGTCCTGGGATGCCTCCGCCGACGATGAGGAGTGGGTCAAACGGTGGGAGTTTCTGACCTCTGACGAAGATGGTGAATTCTGGGGCCAGGAAACATTGGTGTAG